The following proteins come from a genomic window of Yinghuangia sp. ASG 101:
- a CDS encoding aldehyde dehydrogenase, protein MQEHRHFPIGGAHVPPSTGRHLEVVSPHTEETIARVAAADTADIDRAVAAARTAFDDGPWPRLTAAERVAAVRRLAEVYGEHRDALAELITAELGAPISFARRAQVALPWSMMNAMADLAADHLWQENRPGRYGPDIIVRREPVGVVAAVIPWNMPQFLTVTKVVPALLAGCAVVLKPAPESPLDALFFADLVDKAGLPPGVVNVVPADRDAGAYLVAHPGIDKVSFTGSSAAGRQVAAAAAANLTPVSLELGGKSAAIALDDADPAEVATAVRFSGLGMAGQICNALTRVVVPADRADDHADALAATLAAIRVGDPTDPETGMGPLVARRQQERVRRYIDTGIAEGARLVTGGTELPDGVERGWYVRPTVFTDVDPAMTIAREEIFGPVIAVIPAADEDEAVRIANDSEYGLAGSVFTTDTDRGLDIAARVRTGTFGVNQGYSMDPAAPFGGVKASGYGRELGPEGIDGYATTKSISVAAP, encoded by the coding sequence ATGCAGGAGCACAGGCACTTCCCCATCGGCGGCGCACACGTGCCGCCGAGCACCGGCCGACACCTCGAGGTCGTCTCCCCGCACACCGAGGAGACCATCGCCCGCGTCGCCGCCGCCGACACCGCCGACATCGACCGGGCCGTCGCCGCCGCGCGCACGGCGTTCGACGACGGCCCGTGGCCGCGCCTCACCGCCGCCGAACGCGTTGCCGCCGTCCGCCGATTGGCCGAGGTCTACGGCGAACACCGCGACGCGCTCGCGGAGTTGATCACCGCTGAACTCGGCGCGCCGATCTCCTTCGCCCGGCGGGCGCAGGTGGCCCTGCCGTGGTCGATGATGAACGCGATGGCGGACCTCGCGGCCGACCACCTCTGGCAGGAGAACCGGCCGGGACGGTACGGCCCGGACATCATCGTGCGCCGAGAACCCGTCGGCGTCGTCGCGGCCGTGATCCCCTGGAACATGCCGCAGTTCCTCACCGTCACCAAGGTGGTCCCGGCCCTGCTCGCCGGATGCGCGGTCGTCCTCAAACCGGCCCCCGAGTCGCCGCTGGACGCGCTGTTCTTCGCCGATCTGGTCGACAAGGCGGGCCTGCCCCCGGGTGTCGTCAACGTCGTCCCCGCCGACCGGGACGCCGGCGCGTACCTCGTCGCCCACCCCGGCATCGACAAGGTCTCCTTCACCGGCTCCTCGGCCGCCGGCCGCCAGGTCGCCGCAGCCGCGGCGGCCAACCTCACCCCGGTCAGCCTCGAACTCGGCGGCAAATCCGCCGCGATCGCCCTCGACGACGCCGACCCGGCCGAAGTCGCCACAGCCGTCCGATTCTCCGGCCTGGGCATGGCCGGGCAGATCTGCAACGCGCTCACCCGCGTCGTCGTCCCCGCGGATCGCGCCGACGACCACGCCGACGCGCTCGCCGCCACCCTGGCCGCGATCCGGGTCGGCGACCCGACCGACCCGGAGACCGGGATGGGCCCGCTCGTCGCCCGGCGCCAACAAGAGCGCGTGCGCCGGTACATCGACACCGGTATCGCCGAGGGCGCCCGACTCGTCACCGGCGGCACCGAGTTGCCCGACGGCGTCGAGCGCGGATGGTACGTGCGCCCCACGGTCTTCACCGACGTCGACCCCGCCATGACGATCGCCCGCGAGGAGATCTTCGGCCCCGTCATCGCGGTCATCCCCGCCGCGGACGAGGACGAGGCCGTCCGCATCGCCAACGACTCCGAATACGGGCTCGCGGGCTCGGTGTTCACCACCGACACCGATCGCGGCCTCGACATCGCCGCCCGCGTGCGCACCGGAACCTTCGGCGTCAACCAGGGCTACTCGATGGACCCCGCGGCACCCTTCGGCGGCGTCAAGGCCAGCGGCTACGGCCGCGAACTCGGCCCCGAGGGCATCGACGGCTACGCCACCACCAAATCGATCTCCGTCGCCGCCCCATGA
- a CDS encoding alpha/beta fold hydrolase, with translation MTAAQPLAVEFDVGEAIGEPATIAGSYFPHTGPGAAKAVLVCLPGGTYDRGYFDLEVPGHPGYSFARHAAAGGYGVLALDHLGTGAGSRPNRAIDLTDLAAAAASAVAAVPGKLGQDGPFVAVSHSLGGYVALLQQAAHRSYGGLAILGTTNQYVAQRPPSPETAALAETAEGRAALVDRIVAALPDRSGLPDRSRMRSWFHRDDVPEAVVAADDATTLTVVPRRAGAQASVPGTARDAAAAVDVPVFLCYGDVDVSPDPHREPAFFPNSRDVTLYLLRDAAHCHNMAGTRHLLWHRLLHWCDTLTPN, from the coding sequence ATGACCGCAGCGCAGCCACTGGCCGTCGAGTTCGACGTCGGCGAGGCGATAGGCGAGCCCGCGACGATCGCCGGGTCCTACTTCCCGCACACGGGTCCCGGGGCGGCCAAGGCGGTGTTGGTGTGTCTGCCCGGCGGCACGTACGACCGCGGCTACTTCGACCTTGAGGTGCCGGGCCACCCCGGTTACAGCTTCGCCCGCCACGCCGCGGCCGGCGGTTACGGCGTGCTCGCCCTGGACCACCTGGGCACGGGAGCCGGCAGCCGCCCGAACCGGGCGATCGACCTCACCGACCTCGCGGCGGCCGCCGCGTCCGCCGTCGCCGCCGTACCCGGCAAACTCGGACAGGACGGGCCCTTCGTGGCCGTCTCGCACTCCTTGGGCGGGTACGTGGCCCTGCTCCAGCAGGCCGCCCACCGCAGCTACGGCGGTCTCGCCATCCTCGGCACCACGAACCAGTACGTCGCCCAGCGCCCGCCGTCGCCCGAGACGGCCGCGCTGGCGGAGACCGCGGAGGGCAGGGCCGCCCTCGTGGACCGCATCGTGGCCGCGCTGCCCGACCGGTCCGGTCTGCCCGACCGGAGCCGGATGCGCTCGTGGTTCCACCGCGACGACGTACCCGAAGCCGTCGTCGCCGCCGACGACGCCACCACGCTCACCGTCGTGCCCCGCCGCGCCGGAGCCCAGGCCTCGGTCCCCGGCACCGCCCGCGACGCCGCGGCGGCCGTCGACGTCCCCGTCTTCCTCTGCTATGGCGACGTCGACGTCTCCCCGGACCCCCACCGCGAACCGGCCTTCTTCCCCAACAGCCGCGACGTGACCCTCTACCTCCTCCGCGACGCCGCCCACTGCCACAACATGGCCGGCACCCGCCACCTCCTGTGGCACCGCCTCCTGCACTGGTGCGACACCCTCACCCCCAACTGA
- a CDS encoding serine hydrolase domain-containing protein, translating into MRGTFTAAVVPQLVGEGRMSLEDTVERWLPGVVRSENHDGSRITVRQLLQHTSRVPEVLPLIPALTGADGNRAERFRGHTPEELLEAAIRRAPELSPGVPGTEVLYSNTNYILAAMIIREVTARDRAREVDHPARVRHAAPDRAHSASNGCHSGHAAPGMPTNRVITHHQGLTRASPGPVGGA; encoded by the coding sequence GTGCGAGGCACGTTTACCGCCGCGGTCGTGCCGCAACTCGTCGGCGAGGGGCGGATGTCCCTGGAGGACACCGTCGAGCGGTGGTTGCCGGGGGTCGTCCGGAGCGAGAACCACGACGGCAGCCGGATCACCGTACGGCAGTTGTTGCAGCACACCAGCCGCGTCCCCGAAGTCCTGCCGCTGATCCCCGCGCTGACCGGCGCGGACGGCAACCGCGCCGAGCGCTTCCGCGGCCACACCCCCGAAGAACTGCTGGAGGCGGCGATCCGGCGGGCTCCCGAGCTTTCCCCGGGCGTCCCGGGCACCGAGGTGTTGTACTCCAACACCAACTACATCCTCGCCGCGATGATCATCCGCGAGGTCACCGCCCGGGACCGGGCCCGCGAGGTCGACCACCCGGCGCGCGTGCGGCACGCGGCACCGGATCGGGCGCATTCGGCTTCGAACGGCTGTCACTCCGGCCACGCCGCTCCCGGAATGCCAACAAACCGCGTGATAACACATCACCAAGGACTGACGCGGGCCTCGCCGGGACCTGTCGGTGGAGCCTGA
- a CDS encoding chloride channel protein, translating into MSTSAASDNPPAEAPSDPYAPVRTRGYLGLLVITAALGVPVSAAAFGFLALVSKLQKLTYTDLPKGLGFDGTPSWWPVPLLAVSGLLVGLVIRGLPGEGGHRPAQGLSAGGAPTARELPGIALAAIAALSLGAVLGPEAPLIALGGGLAVCAARLLKPDLPRNAAAIVGAAGSFAAISTLLGSPLTGAFLLMEVSTVGGAMLGVVLVPGLLAAGIGALFFTGLGDWTGLGTYSLAIHGAPHADTPDAAGFGWAVVIGLAAALVGAGIRWAALRLETRVAGRRLLGTAAAGVAVGLAALIYAEGSGHNASEILYSGQDALGPLLTNHEKYTVGALLLLIVCKAAGYCLSLAAFRGGPVFPSLFVGATGGLLLTHAPGLDTTAGFAMGIGAMATAMLRLPMTSVLLATLLLGADGLTVMPLVIVAVVVSYVASLRLTPRPEAAAAAAAASPPPREPSRPSPGR; encoded by the coding sequence ATGAGCACGTCGGCGGCATCCGACAACCCGCCCGCCGAGGCACCGTCGGATCCGTACGCGCCGGTGCGTACCCGCGGCTACCTGGGGCTCCTCGTCATCACCGCCGCCCTCGGCGTACCCGTGTCCGCGGCGGCGTTCGGCTTCCTGGCACTGGTGTCCAAGCTCCAGAAGCTGACCTACACCGACCTGCCGAAGGGGCTCGGCTTCGACGGCACGCCCAGCTGGTGGCCCGTGCCCCTGCTGGCCGTGTCGGGCCTGCTGGTCGGACTGGTGATCCGCGGCCTGCCGGGCGAGGGCGGGCACCGGCCCGCCCAAGGCCTGTCGGCCGGTGGCGCACCGACCGCGCGCGAACTGCCCGGGATCGCCCTCGCCGCCATCGCCGCGCTGAGCCTGGGCGCGGTCCTCGGCCCCGAGGCCCCGCTGATCGCGCTGGGCGGCGGGCTCGCCGTCTGCGCCGCCCGCCTGCTCAAGCCCGATCTCCCGCGGAACGCCGCGGCCATCGTGGGCGCCGCGGGCAGCTTCGCCGCCATCAGTACGCTGCTGGGCTCACCCCTCACCGGCGCGTTCCTGCTGATGGAGGTCTCGACGGTCGGGGGCGCGATGCTCGGCGTCGTCCTGGTGCCCGGGCTGCTGGCCGCGGGTATCGGCGCGCTGTTCTTCACCGGTTTGGGCGACTGGACGGGGCTCGGCACGTACTCCCTGGCCATCCACGGCGCCCCGCACGCCGACACCCCCGATGCGGCCGGCTTCGGCTGGGCCGTCGTCATCGGGCTCGCGGCGGCGCTCGTCGGCGCGGGCATCCGGTGGGCCGCGCTGCGCCTGGAGACGCGCGTCGCGGGCCGGCGGCTGCTCGGTACGGCCGCCGCGGGCGTCGCCGTCGGCCTGGCCGCGCTCATCTACGCCGAGGGGTCGGGCCACAACGCGTCCGAGATCCTCTACTCCGGTCAGGACGCGCTGGGCCCGCTGCTCACGAACCACGAGAAGTACACCGTCGGCGCGTTGTTGCTGCTGATCGTGTGCAAGGCCGCGGGCTACTGCCTGTCGCTGGCGGCATTCCGAGGCGGCCCGGTGTTCCCGTCGCTGTTCGTCGGCGCGACCGGCGGCCTCCTGCTGACGCACGCGCCCGGCCTGGACACCACCGCGGGGTTCGCGATGGGCATCGGCGCGATGGCGACGGCGATGCTGCGCCTCCCCATGACGTCCGTACTGCTGGCGACGCTGCTCCTCGGGGCCGACGGCCTCACCGTCATGCCCCTCGTCATCGTCGCGGTCGTCGTGTCGTACGTGGCCTCGCTGCGCCTGACACCGCGTCCCGAGGCGGCAGCGGCAGCGGCAGCGGCATCGCCACCGCCGCGTGAACCGTCCCGGCCGTCACCCGGACGGTGA
- a CDS encoding GPP34 family phosphoprotein, which yields MSTAQDLFALALDTAEAGDVGSGGRFIGQGEVSLALAGAELADLVAAGAADLDGDRIVPGPPGAAGAGIERAAADAVVRERPYETVEDWLWRRGRGLSAVYAEAWEAEGKSPAPHRRGPRRRAEPGGTQGGAADGEAARRRARERWEGDPVLRELAAAAGIRGLPAGEVAEPGGDALATIVAAVDDAVAELGAVRHRRGVEEAAFDNIWRVP from the coding sequence ATGAGTACGGCACAGGATCTCTTCGCTCTCGCCTTGGACACGGCCGAGGCCGGTGACGTCGGAAGCGGCGGGCGTTTCATCGGGCAGGGGGAGGTGTCGCTCGCGTTGGCCGGGGCGGAGCTGGCCGACCTCGTCGCGGCGGGGGCCGCGGACCTGGACGGCGACCGGATCGTCCCCGGCCCGCCCGGGGCCGCCGGCGCGGGGATCGAGCGCGCCGCGGCGGATGCGGTGGTGCGGGAGCGGCCGTACGAGACCGTGGAGGACTGGCTGTGGCGCCGCGGCCGGGGGCTGTCCGCGGTGTACGCCGAGGCGTGGGAGGCGGAGGGCAAGAGCCCGGCACCGCACCGACGGGGGCCTCGGCGCAGGGCCGAGCCCGGCGGGACGCAGGGCGGCGCGGCCGACGGTGAGGCCGCGCGTCGCCGGGCGCGCGAGCGGTGGGAGGGCGACCCCGTCCTGCGGGAGCTGGCAGCCGCCGCCGGGATCCGCGGCCTGCCGGCCGGGGAGGTCGCGGAGCCCGGCGGCGACGCGCTCGCGACGATCGTCGCCGCGGTCGACGACGCGGTGGCGGAACTCGGCGCGGTACGCCACCGGCGCGGTGTGGAAGAGGCGGCCTTCGACAACATCTGGCGAGTGCCCTGA
- a CDS encoding maleylpyruvate isomerase N-terminal domain-containing protein: protein MDLFAHSWTALRTTVAGLPDEDFGRPSGCAGWLVRDLVCHLVIDAQDVLITLVTPVDGAPTRDAVTYWEVSRTAPSGDDPLDALIVRLAAAYEQPGLLRFHLDDVGSAAGRAAELADRGMRVGTRDVVLTAGDYLGAYVLEWTLHHLDLVAHLPHVAGPPAEGLARSRAMLEEIADAPFPASFSDEDALLVGTGRRAPTSAEAAALGDLAARLPFVLG, encoded by the coding sequence GTGGATCTCTTCGCGCACTCCTGGACGGCCCTGCGTACGACGGTCGCGGGGCTTCCGGACGAGGATTTCGGGCGGCCCTCCGGCTGCGCGGGGTGGCTCGTGCGGGACCTGGTGTGCCACCTGGTCATCGACGCGCAGGACGTCCTGATCACCCTGGTGACGCCCGTCGACGGCGCACCGACCCGCGACGCCGTGACCTACTGGGAGGTCTCCCGGACGGCGCCGAGCGGTGACGATCCGCTCGACGCGCTGATCGTCCGGCTGGCCGCCGCGTACGAGCAGCCGGGGTTGCTGAGGTTCCATCTCGACGATGTCGGCTCGGCCGCGGGGCGCGCGGCCGAACTCGCCGATCGCGGTATGCGGGTGGGCACGCGGGACGTCGTGCTCACCGCGGGCGACTACCTCGGCGCGTACGTCCTGGAGTGGACGCTGCACCATCTGGACCTGGTCGCCCACCTCCCGCACGTCGCGGGGCCGCCCGCCGAGGGGCTCGCGCGGTCGCGCGCGATGCTGGAGGAGATCGCCGACGCCCCCTTCCCCGCGTCGTTCTCCGACGAGGACGCGCTGCTCGTCGGCACCGGGCGGAGGGCCCCGACGTCCGCGGAAGCCGCCGCGTTGGGCGACCTGGCCGCGAGGCTCCCCTTCGTCCTCGGCTGA
- a CDS encoding zinc-dependent alcohol dehydrogenase family protein, with protein sequence MRGVVMHAPGDVRVEQREDPVIVAPTDAVIRLSATCVCGSDLWPYRGIGATAGPSPMGHEYVGVVEEVGDAVTSIRPGQFVIGSFFASDNTCEICRAGYQSACTRREPIGALGSQADRLRVPLADGTLVATPGVPDDDLIPSLLAASDVLGTGWFGAVAAQARPGKTVAVVGDGAVGLLAVLAANRLGADRVIAMSRHEPRQRLALEYGATDIVTERGDAGVARVRELTGGLGAHSVVEAVGTQESMMQAIRSTRPGGHVGYVGVAHGVSLDGEELFYSHVHLHGGPAPVRQYLPDPIDLIWQRRIDPGKVFDLELPLDDAAEAYRAMDERRAIKALLRL encoded by the coding sequence ATGCGCGGTGTCGTGATGCACGCCCCCGGCGACGTCCGGGTCGAGCAACGCGAGGATCCGGTGATCGTCGCCCCGACCGACGCGGTCATCCGCCTGTCGGCGACCTGCGTGTGCGGTTCGGACCTGTGGCCCTACCGCGGGATCGGGGCGACGGCCGGGCCCTCCCCGATGGGGCACGAATACGTCGGCGTCGTCGAGGAGGTCGGCGACGCGGTGACCTCGATCCGACCGGGGCAGTTCGTGATCGGCTCGTTCTTCGCGTCGGACAACACCTGCGAGATCTGCCGGGCCGGATACCAGTCCGCGTGTACGCGCCGCGAGCCGATCGGTGCGCTCGGCTCGCAGGCCGATCGGCTGCGCGTCCCGCTGGCGGACGGCACGCTCGTGGCCACGCCCGGTGTCCCCGACGACGACCTGATCCCGTCGCTGCTGGCGGCTTCCGACGTGCTCGGCACCGGCTGGTTCGGCGCGGTCGCGGCGCAGGCCAGACCGGGCAAGACCGTCGCCGTGGTCGGCGACGGCGCCGTCGGGCTGCTCGCCGTACTGGCCGCGAACCGGCTCGGGGCCGACCGCGTCATCGCGATGAGCCGGCACGAGCCGCGGCAGCGGCTCGCCCTCGAGTACGGCGCCACCGACATCGTCACCGAACGCGGCGACGCTGGCGTGGCACGCGTCAGGGAACTGACCGGCGGACTCGGCGCGCACTCGGTCGTCGAGGCGGTCGGAACGCAGGAGTCGATGATGCAGGCCATCCGCTCCACCCGTCCCGGCGGCCACGTCGGTTATGTCGGCGTGGCCCACGGTGTCTCCCTCGACGGCGAGGAACTCTTCTACTCCCACGTCCACTTGCACGGCGGCCCCGCGCCCGTGCGCCAATACCTCCCGGACCCGATCGACCTGATCTGGCAGCGCCGCATCGACCCGGGCAAGGTCTTCGACCTCGAACTCCCGTTGGACGACGCCGCCGAGGCGTACCGGGCGATGGACGAACGCCGCGCCATCAAGGCGTTGCTGCGGCTGTGA
- a CDS encoding SAM-dependent methyltransferase — MEDNTDDSRQADGGEDWAPTGIDVTKPSIARVYDAVLGGKDNFVVDRAIADQSQEIVPEIGDVARYNRDILGRAVRYMAKSGIRQFLDLGSGLPTVQNTHQVAQSVTPDARVVYVDIDPIVLAHGRALLAENEFTTVVTADLRDPKTVLNLPQVRKFIDFDQPVGLMLVGVIHHLGDDEDPDGIVRTYLDALPAGSHFLLTHFCASSPDALALEGALLTSLGTGRFRTLEEITAYFDGLELLDPGVVYLPQWRPDDPVAEPLTVGQRLMAGGLAVKH; from the coding sequence ATCGAAGACAACACGGACGATTCCCGCCAGGCGGACGGCGGCGAGGACTGGGCGCCGACCGGTATCGACGTGACCAAGCCGAGCATCGCCCGGGTATACGACGCGGTTCTCGGCGGCAAGGACAATTTCGTCGTCGACCGCGCGATCGCGGACCAGTCGCAGGAGATCGTCCCCGAGATCGGCGACGTGGCCCGCTACAACCGCGACATTCTGGGACGCGCGGTCCGCTACATGGCCAAGTCCGGCATCCGCCAGTTCCTCGACCTCGGCTCGGGCCTGCCGACGGTACAGAACACCCACCAGGTCGCCCAGTCGGTCACACCCGACGCACGCGTGGTCTACGTCGACATCGATCCGATCGTGCTCGCCCACGGCCGGGCCCTGCTCGCCGAAAACGAGTTCACCACCGTGGTGACCGCCGACCTGCGTGATCCCAAGACGGTGCTGAACCTGCCGCAGGTACGGAAGTTCATCGACTTCGACCAGCCGGTGGGGCTCATGCTCGTGGGTGTCATCCACCACCTGGGCGACGACGAGGACCCCGACGGCATCGTCCGCACATACCTCGACGCGCTGCCGGCCGGAAGCCACTTCCTGCTGACCCACTTCTGCGCGTCGAGCCCGGACGCCCTCGCCCTCGAAGGCGCACTGCTCACGAGCCTCGGCACCGGGCGCTTCCGCACGCTGGAGGAGATCACCGCGTACTTCGACGGCCTCGAACTCCTCGACCCGGGCGTCGTCTACCTCCCGCAGTGGCGTCCCGACGACCCGGTCGCGGAACCGCTCACCGTCGGCCAGCGCCTCATGGCGGGCGGACTCGCGGTCAAGCACTGA
- a CDS encoding SMI1/KNR4 family protein, producing the protein MTHAFDLASSLAAVVEGRSAPWGFIRGFCAHWVRPLDSGDGWSEGDLAAAEARLGVRLPGVLREGYSLFGRRRDLTGNHDVLLGPAELSVDEAKEALVFRYENQGAASWGILLESLGEDDPAVFVRPDLADKSDERWEGWLGRLSLCLVEIVLSESLSADDEFCDFLEPDDGVVETLEDHAVRLPFPAYPTGAEPGTRWFLSGDVLLRDDGGTGILARGRTAASLDRVRDLLPGDWLNDHR; encoded by the coding sequence ATGACGCATGCGTTCGATCTTGCCTCGTCCTTGGCCGCGGTGGTCGAGGGGCGCAGCGCTCCGTGGGGCTTCATTCGGGGCTTTTGTGCCCACTGGGTTCGTCCGTTGGACAGCGGTGACGGGTGGTCGGAGGGCGATCTCGCCGCGGCGGAGGCGAGGTTGGGTGTGCGGTTGCCGGGCGTGTTGCGCGAGGGCTATTCGCTGTTCGGGCGCCGCCGGGATCTGACGGGCAACCACGACGTGCTGCTGGGTCCGGCGGAGTTGTCCGTGGATGAGGCCAAGGAGGCCTTGGTTTTTCGGTACGAGAACCAGGGGGCCGCGTCCTGGGGCATCCTTCTGGAGAGCCTGGGAGAGGACGATCCCGCGGTGTTCGTCAGGCCCGACCTCGCCGACAAGAGCGACGAGCGTTGGGAGGGCTGGCTGGGGCGTCTGTCGCTGTGCCTCGTGGAAATCGTGCTGTCCGAATCGCTCTCGGCCGACGACGAGTTCTGCGATTTCCTCGAACCGGACGACGGCGTCGTCGAGACGCTGGAGGACCACGCCGTCCGGCTGCCGTTCCCCGCGTACCCCACCGGCGCCGAGCCCGGGACACGTTGGTTCCTCAGTGGCGATGTCCTGCTGCGCGATGACGGCGGCACAGGCATTCTGGCCCGCGGACGAACGGCCGCGAGCCTGGACCGTGTTCGCGATCTGCTCCCGGGTGACTGGCTCAACGACCACCGGTGA